A stretch of DNA from Planococcus antarcticus DSM 14505:
CGGTTATAATGAATATTCGTGTGTAAATGTTATTTATTAAGGAGCTTGTCATGGAAAAGAAGGCGCTTACAAAAACAGATATTCTGACCCTGGGGCTGATGCTTTTCGCTTTGTTTCTAGGGGCTGGCAATATCATCTTCCCCCCTTATTTGGGACAACTTGCCGGTGATCAATTGATTTTTGCCATAACTGGATTTTTACTAACTGGAGTTGGTCTTCCCTTACTGGGTATTCTGGCTATCGCAAAAGCTGGCGGAGATCTTCAATCCATTGCAGGACGAGTCCACCCTATATTTGGTATCGTCTTTACCTTGATTATTTATTTGGCCATTGGACCTTTTTTCGGTATTCCGCGTACAGCTACAGTTGCGTTTGAAATCGGTACAGCTCCTTTTCTTCCAGCCTCTTTTGCTGAATCTTTCTGGTCTTTAACTATCTTTACTGTTATCTTCTTCACAATTACTGTCTTATTTGCGATGAATCCGACAAAGTTGGTTGATAGAATTGGTAAAGTACTGACACCCTTATTAATACTAGTAATTGGGTTATTGGCCATAAAAAGTTTTCTGACTCCGATGGGTTCCATAAATTCACCGATTGGCAATTACGACACTGAAGCATTTTTCGAGAGTTTTTTACAAGGCTACCTTACGATGGATGCTATAGCAGCTTTGGTCTTCGGAATAGTCATTATTCAATCTATCCGCAGCAAAGGGATCACGGATACCAGGACCATTTTAAAGTCCACCGCCTATGCCGGATTTATCGCGGCCATCGGTTTGTCCGCCGTCTATTTGTCATTAAGTTATATTGGAGCCACTAGTGTTGAGGCTATCGGTCTGCAGGATAATGGCGGTATCATTATCGCTATGGCTTCACGCGTTCTATATGGAGACATTGGTGGAATAATTCTTTCTGCGGCAATAACCTTTGCATGCCTGACAACATCTATTGGATTGGTATCAGCAACAGCACAATTTTCCTTTAAAATTTTCCCTAAAATTTCTTACATCGTCTATGTTTTATTTTTCGCAGCTTTTTCTGCCATTATTGCGAATGTCGGCTTAACGCAATTAATCGCTATTTCACTTCCTGTATTGCTGGCTATTTATCCCGTGGCAATTGTTCTAGTGATTTTGTCTTTTTTTGACCATGCATTCTACCGGAAGCCTTATGTCTATATGATTGCCCTTTCCGCAACCGCGGTTGTCAGTATTTTTGATGCATTGCGTTCGACCGGCATTGTTTTTGAACAAGTGGATTCGACGTTAAGCCATTTGTTGTTTTTTGAACAGGGCATCGGTTGGGTTCTCCCAGCTGCTATTGGAACTTTAATCGGAATGATAATTGCACGATCTACACATAAGATTAATTAAAAGAGCCTCCCAAAATGGGAGGCTCTTTTGCTTTTAAAATAGTCTAGGTGTCGATGGTGGTGTATTGTCTTTATTTTTTTGACTTATTTCATCATGATGATCATGGGCTTTTCTGGTTTTGTCCAAGTCATCTGTCCGCTTGTCATCCTGTATGCGCTCTTCTTTTGAATCTCGGCCGAAAGGTGCAGGCCCTGAATTGGAATCTACACCAGGTGAAGGCTCATCTTGCCGACGATTGACTCCGTCTTCCCGCAATAAGTTGTCTTCGCCTTCCTTTGTTTGAAGAGCAGGCTCATGGTCCATTTCTTTTTCGCGGACAGAGCCTTCATCTTTTGGCCCCCCCCAGTAGGATGAATTTCATCCCCATTCAGACGGGAATCCTGAAGACGATCGCTTTTCCCAGCTCTTGCGTGTTGATCTTCTCTGGAAACTTCACGTGCATAGATTTCATCGGGATCATGATGCGTATCTGTATGGCGGTCAACAGATCCTGATCCAGGTGTACCGGCAGTTTTCTCTTCCAAATCTATTGCAGTTTTTGAATCATCCAAAGATGAAAAATGTTCGTCTCCTGATGAAGAGCTTTCCCCATTTGTATAAAGAAGAACAGCACCTTTTTCAATTTCACGCTCATAGTCATCTGCTCTGTCCTGATTCAAATTAAAACGATCCAACTCTTTTCTAACAATGTCTTTGCCACCGAGAAAAGACTTGAAACGATTGGAAATCGAGTTCGCTTGATCAGCATGAATACCTTTACTGCCAGCAGACTCCACTAGTTTTTTATCATTAGCTAAGACGTAGATATCCTTTTCTTGGAAACCTTTTGATTTTAAAGCTTGTATGGCGGTATCCATTTCTGATTGACTGAATACAATTTCAAATTCACGATTTCCGGATCTCATTATAAAAAACCTCCTGTGTACTAGATAATCGTTGTTTTCCCTCATATTTAAGGCTTAAACTCTGACAGCTTTGCGTTAAGCATAGTATCACTTATATTTTTTGTTATTTTGACTGTGCTTTTCAGCTTCACTTGAGCCGCCTCTAACTTTTTCAATTTCAGGATCTTGCTGTGTAGTAAATGAGTTATGTCTTTCATCTTGAACCAAAGTAGGATCTTGTTGGAATGTTTCTCCATGTGCAAAGCGGTCCTCTTGTTCGTCAAAATTATTGTCGACAGAATTGATGAATTGATGTCTTTGTGAATCGTTCGGATTTTCCTGATTTGCATCCAATTCGTTGATCGAGATTGAATCGAGAACAGTTTCTTCGTCTTCATCTTTATATACAATAATTCCACCTTTTTCCAAATCGGCCGTATAACGTTCTGTTTCTGTTTCTGAAAGGCCTAGTGACTTAACCCCTTCGCGGACACCGCTGTCTCCAGAAATAAATCCTTTAAATTTATCGGTAAACGTACCAACTTCCTCTTTATCAAATGCATAATTTTCAAAGTGCTCTGTATCTTTTGCTATGATATGAAGATTTTGCTCCTTGTAACCAGCGCTTTTCAAATCTTCTATTTTATTTTTCAAGTCATTTTCCGAGAATACTACCGCTAGTATTGTTTTATCGAAACTCATAAGAAAAACCTCCATAGATTTAATAAATTGTCATACTTCTGTTTACCCACTCGAAGTAATCCATAACCTGCTTTATGAGTTAAGTAGAAAAATCGCCTGAATTTTTGGCCTGAGAAATTCTAGAAAAAATAGCATTTAGCTTTACTTTCTTGATTGCGAATACTGCTTTAAACAATAGTTAGAATGAGGGGTTAAGCACTTTCTAATTAAAATAGTTACATGTACCTACCAAAACCCTCATTATGGAGATTTCGTTAATCAACATTTACCGTTGTAGGCTTATTTTACCTTTTTTAGTTTTTTACAGATTTCTAAAATAAAAAAGCAGTTTATTTCGAAAATTGGTGATATCATGAATAAAAGATATTATTACAAAGTAAAATTTGGGATGTGGAGGCGGCAATTATCGTACTTAGCGATCTATTTTCTTCTTATTTTTCAGAGGATCCGAAAAAGCCGGAAAACAACTCTCCTACATGGATGACGGAAATACTGCCCTTGCAAAAGGAAAGGAGAGCAGTAATGGAAACGGGAATGCGTTTAAAATATCATCGTTCGAAACAGAAAATCAGTTTGGAAGAAGTCGCCTCTGGCATACTATCTCCCAGAGAACTTAAAAAAATGGAAAATGGCAGTAAAGATCCCGCTTTAAAAGACTTAGAAGCTTTATGCAAGAAACTAACTATACCTTTAGCACCTAAAGATAATCCAATAGGAAAGGTGCTTGTAAAAAACTTTAAAAATTCACTACTCCACCCGCAGAACAAAGCTAAAATCATGGAACAGTATACCGATATCCAAGGGCACCCCTTATTGCATGCAGACGAAGATGTGGAACTGGAGTATAGTATTCAGCAGATTAGGTATTTTATTATCATCGGAGATTTGGATAGTGCCGAAGAGAAGATTAAAGAAATGGAACGTTTCAGAGAGTTTATGAATCAAGAGCAGTTCTATTTATTTCATAAATACAACGGAAACTACAATTACATTCTCAACGATTTTGAAAAAGCTCTCAAAACTTACCTTGTCGCTGAAAAAATAGCGCCTAATACAATTTCTGCTTCAGAACTTGGCGATCTTTATTACTCAATTGGAATTTCCAGCACCAAATGCAGAGAAACAGAAATGGCTTTTAAGTATTCCGAAATGGCGTTGAAGATTTATCAGCAAGAGTTCATACCAAAGCGTATAGTAGAATGTCATTTAAATATAGCAATCACTCACCAACATTTCGGTAATTTCAGGATGTCGATGGAGCATTACAAAAATGCTTTGACAATAGGCAATAAACTAGAGATTGATATTCTGCGTTTTACGACAGAATTTAATCTAGGGTATTCTTACTTTATATACCAAAATTACAATCTTTCAGTTGTTCACATTGAAAATTCATTAAAATATATTCACCCAGAATATACAGCAGACCTTTTATCAAGTTATTGCATTTTAATTAAATGTCAATATGAGTTAAACAACTTTGACGCTGCAAAAGTATGGATTCGTAAAGGCTTAGAAATAGTGGAAAATAAGAAATTAAATATCCATTCTCCGACTAACCACATATTTAAAGAAGCTTACATTGAATTTATTTGCTTGGTACACCTCTTGGACGAAAACTATGAAGATTTCGAAAACTATGTTCTAAGAAAATTAATTCCTAGTCTTGAGGCTACAGGCAATTACTTCGAAAGCGGCTATTATTTCGGACATTTAGGGCAAATATTTTATGAGCAAGAACGTTATAAAGAGTCAGCTGAAATCATGAACAAAGCAAGAGAATCATATAAGAATATTAATATTTTATTTAGGGAGTGAAAGTGATGAAAAAAGGAATAACAATTTTATTTTTCTCTATCCTTGCAATAAGCACTTTATCATTTGACAATAATACAAATTCAACAGATGAATTTGCTGTCCAGGCCCGGGTTCCTGAGCCTTGGTCTACCGGCACCGAAGTCGCTGTCCAGGCTCGTGTTCCTGAGCCTTGGTCTACCGGCACCGAAGTCGCTGTCCAAGCTCGTGTTCCTGAGCCTTGGTCTACCGGCACCGAAGTCGCTGTCCAGGCTCGTGTTCCTGAGCCTTGGTCTACCGGTACCGAAGTCGCCGTCCAGGCTCGTGTTCCTGAGCCTTGGTCTACCGGCACCGAAGTCGCTGTCCAGGCTCGTGTTCCTGAGCCTTGGTCTACCGGTACCGAAGTCGCCGTCCAGGCTCGTGTTCCTGAGCCTTGGTCTGTTAAAAACCACCAAGCTTAATAGTTTTATCCCACAGAAGGTCGTCGCTTTTTTATATAGCGGCGGCCTTTTATCTTTCTCAAAGAGACTCAATCCCCTCACGAACGGAGAGACTCATATGAGTAATGGGAATACCTTTTCCTTACCTACTGACTATGAAGTTATGCGAAAGGTTAATTTAGCCAAAGACAAGCACTTTATTCTATTGATTCAACTCTGCTTTATTTTCACCACTGGTACCCTAATCAGCTTCGCTTTGTGGGTTGACTTCCCCCTGTCAAACGGAATGAATCCATTTTCCTTATTTTTGATTACCATCTTTTGGTTTTAATTTACATGGCTCTTCATGAACTGACCCATGCCTTCTTTATCAATATTTTTTCGGCAGGCGTCCTTCCTTTTGGATTCGGTTTCCTTTTCTTTCAGTCGGTAGTGAAGCTTACTTTGATCGAAGAAGTTTTATCATTATCGCATTAGCACCTGTTCTGGTATGGGGCATATCGCTGTCTTTTTACTATTAATTGTTCCCACACAGATTTCCCTCAGCTTTTATATACTTCTTACCCTAAACTTTGCTGGGTCAGCCGGTGATTACGTATAGGAGTCTTATATTGCCTTCACCTCTCCAGCAGGCATATTGTTTCAAGACAACGGAAAGGAGACGACGCTGTATATGCCAGTAGACAGCAAAAAAAGAGCCAAGAAAAAGTCAATCCCCGGATCTTTTTTGTTTGGTTCTATGTTATTCATTATTGATTTTGTTTTTTGTCAACTAAGCATTCATCTACAAAACGCTTGAAAATATTCATAGAAGCGTCGTCACCTTGAAGAGCAAATTCTTCTGGATGCCATTGGATGCCCATTGCGAATTGATGGTGCTTACTTTCCAGTGCCTCCACCAGTCCATCAGAAGCTTTCGCAGCCACAGTCAATTGGTCTGATACATCTTTAACTCCTTGATGGTGGAAAGAGTTTACATTGAATTTTTTCTCTTTCATAATATCATACAACAAACTATTTTCTTCCAAAATTACCGAGTGGGTGCGATGAGTCCGCATTGCCATTTGCTTGTGTTGGTGCAGTTCGCCTTCAAATTGAGCCTCTAAGTCTTGATAATTGGTACCGCCCAATGAAATATTGAACATTTGGAGTCCGCGGCACATTCCGATAAACGGTTTGTCCAGCTCAAGGAATTTTAAGATCAATTCTTTTTCATACTCATCACTGCCTGGATATACAGCTCCAAGACGTAAATGAGGTTCTTCTCCGTACAGTGTCGGGTTAATGTCCCCTCCACCCGTGACAATCAGTCCATCCAAACGTTCACATAGCAATGGGATATCTTCTTTGTCTACAATTGGTACAATCAGCGGCAAGCCGCCTGCCTTCAGAATTGCTCTGCCGTATACTGGATCTAATGAATAGGTTTGATCTTCTTCTACACGTGCTGTTATGCCGATTACTGGTTTGTTTTTAACTGTCATTGTAGCTTCCTCTTTTCTACTTAATCACATTGTCCATCAGTTTATATACCCATTATCGTAAAACAAATAAACATCTTGTTGCATTCCCTACTATTGTCATGACTTGTATTAGTAGTATTGTTAGCTACTATCCATTTGTGATGTGTTCGAAACCAAAAAAACCCTTTTAAGGGTCTGTTTCAGCAGGATTTATCTCTCTTCTTCTATCACAGGATCAAAGCGGAACCGATTTAAATCGATTTGATCATTTCCGTCTACTTCCACTCCTTCACTTTGCAGTGAGATCCTTTGGAAAAGTCGGGACTCTTCATCCCTTAGCACAATTTGCCCTTGTGCGTTAACGATTCTATGCCAAGGCAATTCATGCTTGGCACTCATGCTGTGGAGTATTCTTGTTACTTGCCTAGCCGCTCGCGGACTTCCAGCCGTTGCCGCGATTTGGCCATAGGTCATTATTTTGCCTGCTGGAATTTGCTTTATAACGTTCAAAGCTTTTTCAGTAAAAGTTTGCATTTATTTCATCCATCCCATTGCCATTGTGATTCTGCTTATTTTTTCTCTTTTTTAATTTTTTCTAACAAGCTCCCATTTTCATATTCTGCAAGGAGTTCTTGTGCAAATTCATATAATGACAACTTTCCCGCATCTATATCCAGCCCACCGCTTTCGGCGTGTTTGCATTTATAATACTCTACCATCCGCTCAACCAATTCTTCAAGCCCTTGAAGTGATTGTTCATTTTCATGCTGTAATGGACGTGACAAATCGATGCCTTTCGCTTCATTTAAATATAGAAATTTCATCTGGTCTATATTATCAACTGCCTGATCAAATAGCTGCTGGTTCTTATCCAAGCGATAAAAATTTCTCCAAAAAACAAAAATTTCCTTTGCTACTCCTAACTTTTTTGCTCCAAGAGACGCATTTAACCCTTCGACTACACAGATTTCATACATAATTTTTCTTAAAGATTTTTTATATTCTCGTTCTACAACACCCTTATATTGCATGTATCTCATCATTATACCTCCCAGGAATAACTTTGATGTTTATGCTTTTCCACTCAAATGCAGCCTAAATGTTTCGGTATCTTCGAGCAATGTCGTTGTCTTCTAAAGAAACCAATTTGTTATAGATTTGCTGATTGTGTACTTGCTGCCCTATATAGAAAACAGCCGGTTTGCAATTGGCAATTCTTTTTTTTGTTTTTTTCTCCCTATTTGTATCTCCTTGAAAATCGCTGCCTAAGTGAAAAAAAGCGTAGTAATTTTCTTCTCCCCACTCAGCAACTTTCAAAAGCAGGGTCCTCATAGTATCATCGCTGTCTGCTTCAGACAAACTGCCTTCCAGATGAAAGTAAATGGTGTCTCCCATCGCCAGAATATAGCAGGCCGATACAAGTTTGTTTTCATGATAGGCACCAAATAAATGAAGATTAGATCCCATCGAACTGATCAATGTTTCAAAATAATCGTTTGTGAAAAAGTAATAACTGTCTGCTTCTTCTCTTCGTCTTGCAGCAGAGTAATACAACACAAGAAATTCAAACATATGGCGCACAGTTCCCAATTTTTTCACTGTCAAATTCGAACCTTTTTCATTGTCCTCATTAGATAGCTGAGAATTTTTCACAGAACCAAAATAATCTTTTAGCTTGATTGAGAAAGTTTCATACAGCGGAGAAATTTCCAGGTGATCTTTAAAAAAACAGGCATTTTCTTTCAAAGGATGAAAGCGGATATATTCAGCAATAATTCTCTCATTCTCACAATACTCAACAAAAGCTTTCCTGAAGTTGGTAGCCAAATCCATATGATTTTTCCCCGCTTTTAATATCGGTCCTCCATAACCGAAAGGGGTCGTAGTATCAAAATAAGGGGTGTCCACTTCATTTAATTGTCGCTTAATAAAAGGATAAGCAACTTCTCCATCATCGTCTTTATAGTAAAAAAGAAAAGCTTCTCCTGGATCTAATTTCAGAGCACTTAAAAAATACTGGCTAGTATAATAAATATCTGATACTTGTAAAATGTCGAGAATCTTTTGCCAACGACCATGCTCTTGTATAGCTATTAGTTCGTACATACATTCCACCCCTGCTTTACCTTGAAAATCATTTGAATACTGTCTGCAACTGATTTTCTTTTTTTCGTATAACTCTATTTGTGGAATCGACAGCAGCTTTAACTGCAACAGTGCTGAATGTTATAAGAATACTGAAAATAAAACCACAAGCTGCCGCTATAGCTAAGCCAAGCGTCAGTCCTTGTTGGCTGAGAATTACTTCTTTATCTTCCGATAATGCCTGCGAAATAATATTCACATGATCAGCTTTCAATGAGGCTTTTACTTCATTTTGAAAGATAAATCCTATTGTATTGGCAATTTTCGCTGATACATAGCTGTCATCGGAAGAAACAGTAATCGTTAAAACTGGTGAATTATCGGTATGGGTCACATTGATTTGTTTCTGTAAATCGGCGACGGAACTTTCCAATCCTAGTTCTTTTTTCACTTTCAATAGTATTTCAGGACTTATTGCAAAACTTGCATAGGCTTCGATAATCTGAGAGTCTATCTTACTGCTTTCCACTGCTAAGTGTGGCGTAGCGGACGCTGACTCTTCAATGAGCATTTGGCTCGATGCCTGATACTGCGGTTTAAGAATAAAAGCAAATACGACCCATACTCCCAACATTAGAAGAAGTGTGAAGGCAAACGCTATGCGGACATGATTTTTCAAGTTTATCAATGGATGCACTATAACTTTGTTATCTGCCATCAGGTTCTCCCTCCTTTATTCGAAAACATATGGATTATTTGCATTTATTTCTAAAAATTCAGATTATAATAGTTCATTTATATCATATTTCCTTGATTCAATCTACCCTTTTTAGGATATTTTTTTAATTATTCTTAAAAAATATAAGTATTTAGTCTTCTAATATAAATAAAATTATAAAAAATTCCTTTAAAATAGTTCATTATAACTAATATTGTTTCTTTTTCTTCACTAGTTCTTAAGGCTTACTCTATTATCGGAAATGTCTGCTCTTCCTTTTGTCTTCACCC
This window harbors:
- the brnQ gene encoding branched-chain amino acid transport system II carrier protein, with translation MEKKALTKTDILTLGLMLFALFLGAGNIIFPPYLGQLAGDQLIFAITGFLLTGVGLPLLGILAIAKAGGDLQSIAGRVHPIFGIVFTLIIYLAIGPFFGIPRTATVAFEIGTAPFLPASFAESFWSLTIFTVIFFTITVLFAMNPTKLVDRIGKVLTPLLILVIGLLAIKSFLTPMGSINSPIGNYDTEAFFESFLQGYLTMDAIAALVFGIVIIQSIRSKGITDTRTILKSTAYAGFIAAIGLSAVYLSLSYIGATSVEAIGLQDNGGIIIAMASRVLYGDIGGIILSAAITFACLTTSIGLVSATAQFSFKIFPKISYIVYVLFFAAFSAIIANVGLTQLIAISLPVLLAIYPVAIVLVILSFFDHAFYRKPYVYMIALSATAVVSIFDALRSTGIVFEQVDSTLSHLLFFEQGIGWVLPAAIGTLIGMIIARSTHKIN
- a CDS encoding general stress protein is translated as MRSGNREFEIVFSQSEMDTAIQALKSKGFQEKDIYVLANDKKLVESAGSKGIHADQANSISNRFKSFLGGKDIVRKELDRFNLNQDRADDYEREIEKGAVLLYTNGESSSSGDEHFSSLDDSKTAIDLEEKTAGTPGSGSVDRHTDTHHDPDEIYAREVSREDQHARAGKSDRLQDSRLNGDEIHPTGGGQKMKALSAKKKWTMSLLFKQRKAKTTYCGKTESIVGKMSLHLV
- a CDS encoding general stress protein encodes the protein MSFDKTILAVVFSENDLKNKIEDLKSAGYKEQNLHIIAKDTEHFENYAFDKEEVGTFTDKFKGFISGDSGVREGVKSLGLSETETERYTADLEKGGIIVYKDEDEETVLDSISINELDANQENPNDSQRHQFINSVDNNFDEQEDRFAHGETFQQDPTLVQDERHNSFTTQQDPEIEKVRGGSSEAEKHSQNNKKYK
- a CDS encoding helix-turn-helix domain-containing protein, with product METGMRLKYHRSKQKISLEEVASGILSPRELKKMENGSKDPALKDLEALCKKLTIPLAPKDNPIGKVLVKNFKNSLLHPQNKAKIMEQYTDIQGHPLLHADEDVELEYSIQQIRYFIIIGDLDSAEEKIKEMERFREFMNQEQFYLFHKYNGNYNYILNDFEKALKTYLVAEKIAPNTISASELGDLYYSIGISSTKCRETEMAFKYSEMALKIYQQEFIPKRIVECHLNIAITHQHFGNFRMSMEHYKNALTIGNKLEIDILRFTTEFNLGYSYFIYQNYNLSVVHIENSLKYIHPEYTADLLSSYCILIKCQYELNNFDAAKVWIRKGLEIVENKKLNIHSPTNHIFKEAYIEFICLVHLLDENYEDFENYVLRKLIPSLEATGNYFESGYYFGHLGQIFYEQERYKESAEIMNKARESYKNINILFRE
- a CDS encoding gamma-glutamyl-gamma-aminobutyrate hydrolase family protein, which produces MTVKNKPVIGITARVEEDQTYSLDPVYGRAILKAGGLPLIVPIVDKEDIPLLCERLDGLIVTGGGDINPTLYGEEPHLRLGAVYPGSDEYEKELILKFLELDKPFIGMCRGLQMFNISLGGTNYQDLEAQFEGELHQHKQMAMRTHRTHSVILEENSLLYDIMKEKKFNVNSFHHQGVKDVSDQLTVAAKASDGLVEALESKHHQFAMGIQWHPEEFALQGDDASMNIFKRFVDECLVDKKQNQ
- a CDS encoding MGMT family protein, producing MQTFTEKALNVIKQIPAGKIMTYGQIAATAGSPRAARQVTRILHSMSAKHELPWHRIVNAQGQIVLRDEESRLFQRISLQSEGVEVDGNDQIDLNRFRFDPVIEEER
- a CDS encoding GNAT family N-acetyltransferase — its product is MYELIAIQEHGRWQKILDILQVSDIYYTSQYFLSALKLDPGEAFLFYYKDDDGEVAYPFIKRQLNEVDTPYFDTTTPFGYGGPILKAGKNHMDLATNFRKAFVEYCENERIIAEYIRFHPLKENACFFKDHLEISPLYETFSIKLKDYFGSVKNSQLSNEDNEKGSNLTVKKLGTVRHMFEFLVLYYSAARRREEADSYYFFTNDYFETLISSMGSNLHLFGAYHENKLVSACYILAMGDTIYFHLEGSLSEADSDDTMRTLLLKVAEWGEENYYAFFHLGSDFQGDTNREKKTKKRIANCKPAVFYIGQQVHNQQIYNKLVSLEDNDIARRYRNI
- a CDS encoding YveK family protein, producing the protein MADNKVIVHPLINLKNHVRIAFAFTLLLMLGVWVVFAFILKPQYQASSQMLIEESASATPHLAVESSKIDSQIIEAYASFAISPEILLKVKKELGLESSVADLQKQINVTHTDNSPVLTITVSSDDSYVSAKIANTIGFIFQNEVKASLKADHVNIISQALSEDKEVILSQQGLTLGLAIAAACGFIFSILITFSTVAVKAAVDSTNRVIRKKENQLQTVFK